From the Leptospira biflexa serovar Patoc strain 'Patoc 1 (Paris)' genome, one window contains:
- a CDS encoding SulP family inorganic anion transporter — protein sequence MNNEKPKDWLPGLKENWKSDILSGFVVFLIALPLCLGISLASGAPPMAGIFSGIVGGLVVSLFSGSHLTINGPAAGLIAVVLNSIFVLGGGDAKLGFEITLAAIVIAGAIQIVLGLVRAGNLTVYFPISVVHGMMAAIGIIIISKQFYVALGITPTAKSILGLLIEIPTSIVNVNPEVAIIGISAIVILAILTKIQNPVLKKLPAPLVAVLVGIVLGFVFDLADEHSYTLLNHTYKIGPEKLVNLPNHIYEGLSFPNFSRWKDGIFWVMVITIALIASIESLLTATAVDNTDPYRRKSNMDRELVAKGVGNFFLGWIGGLPIIAEVVRSSANMENGAKTRWSNFFHGMFLLLFILLLPGLIHRIPLASLAGILIMVGLRLASPHVFQETYRKGWDQIVIFLVTVIITIVEDLLVGVFCGIITAILIQMYFGVKFRYIFVADITIESNNKVHTLYVKHALLFSNMISLKLLFRKISLGERIDLKFDENVKMIGFSAIEFLQSFKRDYEERGGQVNLIGFEDLKPISAYYGATRIQK from the coding sequence ATGAACAACGAAAAACCAAAAGATTGGTTGCCCGGCTTAAAAGAGAACTGGAAGTCGGACATTTTGTCCGGGTTTGTTGTCTTTCTCATTGCCTTACCCCTATGTTTGGGAATTTCTTTGGCATCTGGTGCGCCACCGATGGCAGGGATTTTTTCAGGGATTGTCGGTGGTCTTGTTGTATCTCTTTTCAGTGGATCCCATCTCACGATCAATGGGCCTGCCGCTGGACTCATTGCTGTTGTATTAAATTCAATTTTTGTGTTAGGTGGTGGGGATGCGAAATTGGGTTTCGAAATCACACTTGCCGCCATTGTCATTGCTGGAGCGATTCAAATCGTACTCGGTTTAGTAAGAGCAGGTAATCTGACAGTATACTTCCCCATTTCAGTGGTTCACGGAATGATGGCCGCTATCGGTATAATCATTATTTCCAAACAATTTTACGTAGCACTTGGGATCACGCCCACCGCTAAATCCATATTGGGTTTGTTAATAGAAATTCCTACCAGTATTGTGAATGTAAATCCTGAGGTGGCAATCATTGGTATTTCTGCGATCGTGATCCTTGCGATCCTGACAAAAATTCAAAATCCAGTCTTAAAAAAACTACCTGCGCCACTTGTTGCTGTGTTAGTTGGAATTGTATTGGGATTTGTATTTGATTTAGCAGATGAACATTCTTACACTTTATTAAACCATACTTATAAAATTGGACCAGAGAAATTGGTCAATTTACCGAATCATATTTATGAAGGACTTAGTTTTCCAAACTTCTCTCGATGGAAGGATGGAATTTTTTGGGTAATGGTGATTACGATCGCACTCATTGCAAGTATCGAATCATTACTAACAGCTACGGCAGTTGACAATACAGATCCCTACCGAAGAAAATCCAACATGGATAGAGAACTCGTAGCAAAAGGGGTCGGAAACTTTTTTTTGGGTTGGATCGGTGGATTGCCAATCATAGCAGAAGTAGTGAGATCATCCGCGAATATGGAAAATGGTGCCAAAACGAGATGGTCCAATTTTTTTCACGGTATGTTTCTGTTATTATTTATTTTATTGTTACCTGGTCTTATCCATAGAATTCCATTGGCATCTCTTGCGGGAATTTTAATCATGGTGGGCCTTCGATTGGCTTCACCTCATGTGTTTCAGGAAACGTATCGAAAAGGTTGGGATCAAATTGTGATCTTTTTGGTCACAGTGATTATCACAATCGTAGAAGATTTGTTGGTTGGAGTGTTTTGTGGTATCATCACTGCAATATTAATCCAAATGTATTTTGGTGTGAAGTTTCGTTATATATTCGTTGCTGATATCACAATAGAATCAAACAACAAAGTCCATACTTTATATGTGAAACATGCACTCCTTTTCTCAAATATGATTTCATTAAAATTATTGTTTCGAAAGATTTCTCTTGGGGAAAGGATTGATTTGAAATTTGATGAAAATGTCAAAATGATTGGTTTTTCAGCAATTGAATTTTTACAAAGTTTTAAACGTGATTACGAAGAACGAGGTGGGCAGGTGAATTTGATTGGATTTGAAGACCTAAAACCAATCTCTGCTTATTATGGAGCCACACGCATCCAAAAGTAA
- a CDS encoding AraC family transcriptional regulator, which produces MHTLNRVLFSLAFLLLLEGCLWKPEVFYGRNISRDVEFLAPVKGIVPTTCDHNSIQKLKQMHWVQNQSEDSLRSQRNPKGQWLHFQISNQLPTAMNFNVLIQWINIPSAEMCSENQKGEIEDTYSGYVWENWLGVMSPFPHFQVTLESEESRDFYIYLLSNENLNFPIRTISNSSYRFIVLFRFLTFLFFLMMGIVSIGWAVSEFIKSKEKVYISILLHFLLFFLLVYSVHGKELVTLFGNGNNIIRHSYYLFLSINHFVFFLYLYYFVKFTNETLEHPKLFWMCAFAGFLYLLIPVFTKLYDYRIFFVLTIFGSAAYFLRQTHISLVENKNKEERSYIFGWAMFLFLVFLKTLFHFDFYPYQAFFIYASVFYLPFLTAGSFLFLRNYEKRDKNKTRFRTVTNRIDTKDLKLKLESLLESEKVYLNENCNEEWIANLLNVSYHQLSELINVEFNLNFPTLLNLYRIKEAKKILLEKPELNVAEVGKMAGFGSRSAFYLEFKKQSGVNPNQFRKATSHSKKDK; this is translated from the coding sequence ATGCACACTCTCAACCGGGTTCTCTTCTCCTTGGCATTCCTTTTGCTTTTGGAAGGTTGTCTCTGGAAACCTGAGGTGTTTTACGGCAGGAATATCAGTAGAGACGTGGAATTTTTGGCTCCCGTGAAAGGGATTGTCCCTACCACTTGTGACCACAATTCCATCCAAAAACTGAAACAAATGCACTGGGTTCAAAACCAAAGTGAGGATTCGTTACGAAGCCAACGGAATCCAAAAGGGCAGTGGCTCCACTTTCAAATTTCAAATCAATTACCAACTGCGATGAATTTTAATGTCCTCATCCAGTGGATCAATATCCCTTCGGCTGAGATGTGTTCCGAAAACCAAAAAGGAGAAATCGAAGATACTTACAGCGGTTATGTGTGGGAAAATTGGCTAGGGGTTATGTCTCCTTTCCCTCATTTTCAGGTTACCCTGGAATCCGAAGAGTCTCGGGATTTTTACATCTATCTGCTATCCAATGAAAATCTCAATTTTCCCATTCGGACGATCTCAAATTCCAGTTATCGTTTCATTGTATTATTTCGATTTTTGACATTTTTGTTTTTTTTGATGATGGGCATTGTTTCCATCGGTTGGGCCGTTTCCGAGTTTATTAAATCAAAAGAAAAAGTATACATATCGATTCTCCTTCACTTTCTCTTATTTTTTTTATTAGTGTATTCGGTACATGGGAAAGAGTTGGTCACTCTATTCGGAAATGGAAATAATATCATTCGCCACTCGTATTATTTGTTTTTATCCATCAATCATTTCGTCTTTTTTTTGTATCTTTATTACTTTGTAAAATTCACAAATGAAACATTGGAACATCCAAAATTATTTTGGATGTGTGCTTTTGCTGGATTTTTATACTTATTGATTCCCGTATTCACAAAGTTATACGATTATCGGATCTTTTTTGTGCTCACTATATTTGGTTCGGCCGCATATTTTTTGAGGCAGACACATATTTCGTTAGTGGAAAACAAAAACAAAGAAGAAAGAAGTTATATTTTTGGATGGGCAATGTTTTTGTTTTTGGTTTTTTTGAAGACCTTGTTCCATTTTGATTTTTATCCCTACCAAGCTTTTTTCATTTATGCATCTGTCTTTTACCTTCCATTTTTAACCGCTGGTAGTTTTTTGTTTTTAAGAAATTATGAAAAAAGAGACAAAAACAAAACTCGATTTCGTACAGTGACGAATCGAATTGATACAAAAGATCTGAAATTAAAATTAGAATCGTTATTAGAATCTGAAAAAGTATACCTAAATGAAAATTGTAACGAAGAATGGATCGCCAATCTGTTGAATGTATCCTACCATCAATTAAGTGAACTGATCAATGTTGAATTCAACTTGAATTTTCCGACCCTTTTGAACTTATATCGAATCAAAGAAGCAAAAAAAATCCTTTTGGAAAAACCAGAACTCAACGTAGCGGAAGTTGGGAAAATGGCAGGATTTGGTTCTCGGTCTGCGTTTTATTTGGAATTCAAAAAACAATCTGGTGTGAATCCCAACCAATTCAGAAAAGCAACGTCTCATTCCAAAAAAGATAAATAA
- a CDS encoding sodium-dependent bicarbonate transport family permease, producing MDFHNALNNILNPPVLFFFLGMGVVFFKSDLRITEGVSKFLSLYLLFSIGFKGGHELFKSPFAEEHLLTLIACMFMACFVPVYSYFIFRLKLDHANSAALAGSFGSISAVTFVTAGAFLHSYGFEYQGFIVAGMALMESPAIVIAVIIDRLGKKKQSGNSKEKIQWKQLLHEAFFSSSVYILIGALIVGFLSGESGWNTTKPFTEDIFKGLLTFFLLDKGIDAAKQMRELKKVGLFLVGSTLIIMIINVIIAIFLTKIIQMPIGDALMFIVLCASASYIAVPAAMKDSIPEASPSIYLTVALSIVFPINIIVGIPVYFYLLKSFVGNN from the coding sequence ATGGATTTCCATAACGCACTGAACAACATACTCAACCCACCAGTCTTATTTTTTTTCTTAGGAATGGGTGTTGTATTCTTCAAATCAGATTTACGAATCACCGAGGGAGTCTCAAAATTCCTTTCTTTGTATTTATTGTTTTCCATCGGATTCAAAGGTGGGCATGAACTTTTCAAATCACCATTTGCAGAAGAACACTTACTCACTTTGATTGCCTGTATGTTTATGGCATGTTTTGTTCCCGTGTATTCCTATTTTATCTTTCGATTGAAACTAGACCATGCCAACTCAGCAGCACTTGCGGGGAGTTTTGGATCCATCAGTGCCGTAACATTTGTGACTGCCGGTGCGTTCTTACATAGTTATGGATTTGAGTACCAAGGTTTTATTGTCGCAGGAATGGCACTCATGGAATCGCCAGCCATTGTCATTGCTGTCATCATCGACCGATTGGGAAAAAAGAAACAAAGTGGAAATTCAAAAGAAAAAATCCAATGGAAACAACTGTTACATGAGGCATTCTTTAGTTCCTCCGTCTATATTCTGATTGGTGCTCTCATCGTAGGATTTTTATCTGGCGAATCTGGTTGGAATACGACAAAACCTTTCACCGAAGATATTTTCAAAGGACTACTTACCTTTTTCTTATTGGACAAAGGGATTGATGCTGCCAAACAAATGCGAGAGTTAAAAAAAGTGGGATTGTTTTTGGTGGGATCTACACTCATCATCATGATCATCAATGTGATCATTGCGATCTTTTTGACAAAAATCATCCAGATGCCGATCGGTGATGCCTTAATGTTTATCGTATTATGTGCATCAGCTTCTTATATTGCAGTTCCAGCTGCGATGAAAGATTCGATCCCTGAAGCGAGTCCCAGTATCTACCTCACCGTAGCCTTATCCATTGTTTTCCCAATTAACATTATTGTTGGGATTCCCGTTTATTTTTATTTATTGAAGAGCTTTGTCGGAAACAACTAG
- a CDS encoding alginate export family protein has translation MFTKERIWLLISLVYFFPITLLLSDEIENANPVKTTEPKPYVSPMKEKGLDPEFNRHMFVEPALYKHSATSSQFWLNDVLRFGLYLRPRQESRYNLDFNASDKGYVDRTLQTSSLYFLFDPSPFVQAKVTLQDARVWGGESPVTSGDLRANFFSNTADIYARNQTNSVSLNQTSVREAFVLLNKLPLSSKLQVGRQIWSYGDQRMIGGGNWTVNGLSFDGARLMFNFETVKIHFLMARPYWTQSGPNGVVSANDPKLNSSANGTDTTLLGTYNSFTIPDWVTLDLYSLGIVRKWKKNTTNPITGLPEISQDDPLASNRSRQNQNIITTGFRLTNRTKGNFLPEGKAWDFTWESAFQSGTSGRRIQDPYLKEYLPNEWDNLKTEREKYTGQMHVFQSGYTFFKKLRLGGQILYASGDKNRSDASLSTFQTLANPRFGVIPYFNSVAGIAENINAQNLLSKSVSLTYSSESYGEFQVTYFQNDKAEKQDAWYAISGAANSTASIGEKNPYPISSDKGSTENYSNNSFSSPYALGKRIYTEVDVTWHGQINDFVSLWFGVGYLQAGDAVKNYRNNKIQYNNTTKSFEWNQNYLQGRNQLAKEAYMAYAQINAAF, from the coding sequence ATGTTCACAAAAGAAAGGATATGGCTTCTAATTTCTTTGGTTTATTTCTTCCCCATCACTCTTTTATTATCGGATGAAATTGAAAATGCAAATCCGGTGAAAACCACAGAACCAAAACCTTACGTCTCTCCGATGAAAGAAAAGGGTTTGGATCCTGAATTCAATCGCCATATGTTTGTGGAACCAGCTCTTTACAAACATTCTGCAACATCATCACAATTTTGGTTAAACGATGTATTACGTTTTGGATTGTATCTCAGGCCAAGACAAGAAAGTCGTTACAATTTAGATTTTAATGCATCTGATAAGGGTTATGTGGATAGGACATTACAAACCTCTTCACTTTACTTTTTATTTGATCCAAGCCCCTTTGTCCAAGCAAAAGTAACCTTACAAGATGCAAGGGTATGGGGAGGAGAGTCTCCTGTCACATCTGGAGACCTTCGAGCCAATTTTTTTAGTAATACCGCAGACATTTACGCAAGAAACCAAACCAATTCTGTTTCACTCAACCAAACGAGCGTTAGAGAGGCATTTGTATTACTGAACAAACTCCCTTTATCCTCCAAACTACAAGTAGGTCGACAAATTTGGAGTTATGGGGACCAAAGGATGATTGGTGGAGGGAACTGGACAGTCAATGGACTTTCCTTTGATGGAGCTAGGCTTATGTTCAACTTTGAAACAGTCAAAATCCATTTTTTAATGGCTAGGCCGTATTGGACTCAAAGTGGTCCAAATGGTGTGGTTTCAGCAAATGATCCCAAACTCAATTCTTCTGCCAATGGTACGGACACAACACTTCTTGGAACTTACAATAGTTTTACGATCCCAGATTGGGTCACTCTCGATCTCTACAGTTTAGGTATTGTGAGGAAATGGAAAAAAAATACAACAAATCCAATCACTGGTCTTCCCGAAATTTCTCAAGATGACCCACTGGCATCAAACCGTAGCAGACAAAACCAAAACATCATCACAACAGGGTTTCGGCTTACGAATCGTACAAAAGGAAATTTTTTACCAGAAGGTAAGGCTTGGGATTTTACTTGGGAATCCGCATTCCAATCAGGTACTTCAGGTCGTAGGATCCAAGATCCTTATCTCAAAGAATACCTTCCCAACGAATGGGACAATCTAAAAACAGAAAGAGAAAAATATACAGGACAAATGCATGTATTCCAATCTGGTTATACTTTCTTCAAGAAACTGAGATTAGGTGGCCAAATATTATATGCCTCGGGTGACAAAAATAGATCCGATGCTTCTCTTTCTACCTTCCAAACACTCGCAAACCCCAGATTTGGTGTGATCCCTTATTTCAATAGTGTTGCTGGAATTGCAGAAAATATCAATGCACAAAATTTGTTATCTAAATCTGTGAGTTTGACTTACTCATCAGAATCTTATGGAGAATTCCAAGTCACCTATTTTCAAAATGACAAAGCCGAAAAACAAGATGCATGGTATGCCATCAGTGGTGCTGCGAACTCGACTGCTTCGATCGGGGAAAAAAATCCTTATCCAATCTCGTCAGACAAAGGGAGCACGGAAAATTATTCTAATAACTCGTTTTCATCACCTTATGCATTAGGAAAACGAATTTATACAGAAGTAGATGTCACATGGCACGGCCAAATCAATGACTTTGTTTCTCTATGGTTTGGTGTGGGGTATTTGCAAGCGGGGGATGCTGTGAAAAATTATCGAAATAACAAAATCCAATACAACAACACAACAAAGTCTTTCGAGTGGAATCAAAACTATTTACAAGGGCGAAACCAATTGGCGAAAGAAGCCTACATGGCATACGCACAAATCAACGCTGCATTTTAG
- a CDS encoding TetR/AcrR family transcriptional regulator: protein MLDAHHKQRRIRNSLSREEIRDVSLLILKEEGLDGLSMRKIANRLGCSVASPYSYYESQIDLVKDLIRTGEDELLSMLKKASSEVETGSAFDQLAAIARAYFQFASNNRELHKVMFVTDYGGVHRKAFPQLPKSYRFFLETVRIGFDSGEIPYPKNEYPAIARMMWSWMYGVIVLDMTGMLRKRKGAGNPIEEGISYFKKLLNKQPT, encoded by the coding sequence ATGTTGGACGCGCACCATAAACAACGAAGGATTCGGAATAGCCTCTCTCGCGAGGAAATCCGAGATGTCTCACTTCTGATTTTAAAAGAGGAAGGTCTCGACGGACTTTCTATGCGCAAAATCGCCAACCGACTTGGTTGCAGTGTGGCAAGCCCCTATTCTTATTATGAAAGCCAAATTGATCTTGTCAAAGATTTGATACGCACAGGGGAAGACGAACTGCTTTCGATGTTAAAAAAAGCAAGTTCCGAAGTGGAGACTGGATCTGCCTTTGACCAATTGGCTGCTATTGCACGAGCTTATTTTCAATTTGCGAGTAACAATCGTGAATTACACAAAGTGATGTTTGTGACCGATTACGGTGGAGTCCACCGAAAGGCATTCCCTCAACTTCCGAAAAGTTATCGGTTTTTTTTAGAAACGGTGCGAATCGGTTTTGATTCAGGCGAAATTCCGTATCCCAAAAATGAGTACCCTGCCATCGCACGTATGATGTGGAGTTGGATGTATGGTGTGATTGTTTTAGATATGACCGGTATGTTACGCAAAAGAAAGGGTGCAGGAAATCCAATCGAAGAAGGGATTTCCTATTTCAAAAAACTACTGAACAAACAGCCAACCTAA
- a CDS encoding lysophospholipid acyltransferase family protein: protein MFYYVGRSIGFVLMWIVVKPMRLKYGNKKVEIQNDFILRQLNGKSMILISNHIKPRNKFLKIITMPYDAFVIRGVLKRYGIYTTALTSYDSGMGNKGRKSKWLRRKEQMVKGIVKSIDLIPLNRNESDPVTIKDFQRRIKKGNLGIGIFPEGSWYRGFRKSRKFYPGMVVLSKRYNLPIVPMYLDAYNLNKPIRLTLGNPVWQVNDTTEVMGVIKTEFIRLNQLSKNKVVVLNDSHVENEVSLEDENDGLEVSPSIS from the coding sequence ATGTTTTATTATGTCGGAAGGTCTATTGGATTTGTATTGATGTGGATTGTGGTAAAACCCATGAGATTAAAATACGGAAACAAAAAAGTAGAAATTCAAAACGACTTCATTTTACGCCAGTTAAATGGTAAATCAATGATTCTCATTTCGAATCATATCAAACCACGAAATAAATTTTTAAAAATCATTACCATGCCATATGATGCTTTTGTCATCCGTGGAGTTCTCAAACGATATGGGATTTATACAACGGCACTTACTAGTTATGATTCGGGTATGGGCAATAAAGGGCGAAAGTCAAAGTGGCTTCGTAGGAAAGAACAGATGGTAAAAGGGATTGTGAAATCAATTGATCTCATTCCTCTCAACCGCAATGAATCCGATCCTGTCACAATTAAAGATTTCCAAAGACGAATCAAAAAAGGAAATTTGGGAATTGGGATTTTTCCAGAAGGTTCTTGGTACAGAGGCTTTCGAAAATCGCGTAAATTCTATCCTGGGATGGTTGTGCTTAGCAAACGTTACAACTTACCAATTGTTCCCATGTATCTTGACGCCTATAATTTAAACAAACCAATCCGCCTTACATTAGGAAATCCTGTTTGGCAAGTAAATGATACAACAGAAGTAATGGGTGTGATCAAAACAGAATTTATCAGACTCAATCAATTGTCGAAAAACAAAGTTGTGGTCTTAAACGATTCCCATGTTGAAAATGAAGTTTCTTTGGAAGATGAGAACGATGGACTAGAAGTCTCGCCTAGTATAAGTTAG
- a CDS encoding LIC_13355 family lipoprotein, whose product MKTNPLFLLSFLICLWTFSCKPSASSSDETLAALIPLLGASANANVCPKSPLPSDILLANTIVSAEANVSGFSDPNKAINGVCGAGELVGSLDVYALEISGSGASMILSWGGRTVKNVPDSIDFIVYDNSFRVSGDTNTYAMDPSVIQVSLDGSKYCGFNPSYTAGNINLMTNWLKFGGLRPVYYNMTTNPLSNEDLFIVTGGTFLLGGGDGFDLQNLDENDPNDVNCDATAVSDIQTTGFKFIKITSASNVINHADGTNKFPWPPGSYNGSDIDGVVARELQ is encoded by the coding sequence ATGAAAACAAACCCACTCTTTTTACTTTCATTCCTTATTTGTTTGTGGACCTTTTCATGCAAACCATCGGCATCATCTTCTGACGAAACTTTGGCGGCCCTCATCCCTCTTCTTGGTGCCAGTGCCAACGCCAACGTTTGTCCCAAATCGCCTCTGCCCTCCGATATTCTTTTGGCAAATACCATTGTCAGTGCGGAGGCAAATGTTTCTGGATTTTCTGATCCCAATAAAGCCATCAATGGAGTCTGTGGGGCAGGAGAACTCGTTGGTTCTTTGGATGTGTATGCCTTAGAAATCTCGGGTTCAGGAGCCTCCATGATCCTCAGTTGGGGAGGGCGGACTGTTAAAAATGTCCCAGACTCCATCGACTTCATTGTCTATGATAATAGCTTTCGGGTCTCAGGAGATACGAACACCTATGCCATGGACCCTTCCGTCATCCAGGTATCACTCGATGGATCCAAATATTGTGGTTTTAATCCGAGTTATACGGCAGGAAACATCAATTTGATGACCAACTGGCTTAAGTTTGGCGGATTAAGACCAGTTTATTACAATATGACCACCAATCCATTGTCAAACGAAGATTTATTCATAGTGACAGGAGGTACTTTCCTTCTCGGTGGTGGGGATGGTTTTGATTTGCAGAATCTAGATGAAAACGATCCTAACGATGTTAATTGTGATGCCACTGCCGTAAGTGATATCCAAACAACAGGATTTAAATTCATCAAAATCACTTCCGCAAGCAATGTAATCAATCATGCCGATGGCACAAACAAATTTCCATGGCCTCCTGGCAGTTATAATGGAAGTGATATCGACGGAGTCGTCGCTCGCGAATTACAATGA
- a CDS encoding class I SAM-dependent methyltransferase — protein sequence MSENLYTQKISIQDEMPRLSAQANLLKLLLEPYLDSIGYEKEVGTALDAGAGPGVLTSFLMKKNPNLKWMACDISEDMVQYCKLVYPKVDWKVSDVRALDYPDNHFDFIFNSMVLIHIKEPEKALKEFYRVLKPGGKILIHCPNDKSFTGPQVLLDMVAKHATIHPADRFVMEKVPGIMESLGFQLKHRTDFIASNDGNDDKPMVDYPKIHLGMMTGWSMMSFMGHPEGMQDLYSKLQSEYMSNRVKFTIKLETHLYQK from the coding sequence TTGAGCGAAAACCTTTACACACAGAAAATATCCATCCAGGATGAAATGCCCAGGTTATCCGCGCAGGCCAACCTCCTGAAACTCCTACTCGAGCCATACCTAGATTCGATTGGCTATGAGAAAGAAGTGGGGACGGCACTCGATGCGGGAGCAGGTCCTGGAGTTCTTACCAGTTTTCTCATGAAAAAAAATCCCAACCTCAAATGGATGGCCTGTGACATCTCCGAGGATATGGTGCAATATTGCAAATTGGTCTATCCAAAAGTAGACTGGAAGGTCTCCGATGTCCGTGCTTTGGATTATCCGGACAACCATTTTGATTTTATTTTTAATTCCATGGTCCTCATCCACATCAAAGAACCGGAAAAAGCGTTAAAAGAATTCTATCGTGTGTTAAAACCTGGCGGGAAAATCCTCATCCACTGCCCCAATGACAAATCGTTCACAGGCCCGCAGGTCCTCTTAGATATGGTAGCAAAACATGCCACCATCCATCCTGCCGATCGATTTGTGATGGAAAAAGTTCCAGGGATCATGGAGAGCTTAGGATTCCAGTTGAAACACCGAACCGATTTTATCGCTTCCAACGATGGAAATGATGACAAACCAATGGTAGACTATCCAAAAATTCATTTGGGAATGATGACTGGTTGGTCTATGATGTCGTTTATGGGACACCCAGAAGGGATGCAGGATTTGTATTCCAAGTTACAGTCCGAGTATATGTCCAATCGTGTGAAATTCACGATCAAATTAGAAACACATTTGTACCAAAAATAA
- a CDS encoding slr1658 superfamily regulator, whose product MNQKAPIIIGEYHIIPENLPADGQLRLVFQPIDMTTYWRRCGLTANFVAGFYSYCYEASETKANSLSTIINELLENASKFSKAREGRINVELKQYGNLLRIDVLNVASKTLRDSFELFVNKLISENVEEMYFSTLETKEDGDTKSGLGLLMMLKDYPVRFGYSFNEIDADTHEITVRAIINVEEI is encoded by the coding sequence TTGAACCAAAAGGCACCCATCATCATTGGTGAATACCACATCATTCCAGAGAATTTGCCTGCGGATGGCCAACTTCGATTGGTATTCCAACCGATCGATATGACCACATATTGGCGCAGGTGTGGTCTCACAGCCAACTTTGTTGCTGGATTTTATTCGTATTGTTACGAGGCAAGTGAAACCAAAGCCAACTCACTCTCCACCATCATCAATGAACTATTGGAAAATGCCTCTAAATTCTCCAAAGCGAGAGAAGGCAGAATCAATGTAGAATTAAAACAATACGGAAATCTTTTAAGAATTGATGTTTTAAATGTGGCGTCAAAAACCTTAAGAGATAGTTTTGAGCTTTTTGTGAACAAACTCATATCAGAAAACGTGGAGGAGATGTATTTTTCTACACTCGAAACCAAAGAAGATGGTGATACCAAATCAGGACTTGGACTTCTTATGATGTTAAAGGACTATCCTGTTCGTTTTGGTTATAGTTTCAATGAGATCGATGCCGATACTCATGAAATCACGGTAAGAGCAATTATCAACGTAGAAGAGATATAA
- a CDS encoding slr1659 superfamily regulator, producing MEIKDLDYNIQYDEATKTVKFTGSIRLQNLPAYEPIKLFLRDVAKLCQGALLTMDFRELQFVNSSGITTLSMFIIDSRKSATYQIKIKGSLNVSWQSKSLSNFKKLWDQVVLEIS from the coding sequence ATGGAAATCAAAGACTTAGATTACAATATTCAATACGACGAAGCCACTAAGACTGTCAAATTCACTGGATCCATCCGCTTGCAGAACTTACCCGCTTATGAACCGATCAAATTATTTTTAAGAGATGTTGCGAAACTTTGCCAAGGGGCACTCCTCACGATGGACTTTCGGGAACTACAATTTGTGAACAGTTCTGGGATCACCACCCTCTCTATGTTCATCATTGATTCTAGAAAAAGTGCTACCTACCAAATTAAAATCAAAGGTTCCCTCAACGTTTCTTGGCAGTCAAAATCCCTTTCCAATTTTAAAAAACTTTGGGACCAAGTGGTTTTGGAAATTTCCTAA